Genomic DNA from Deinococcus aetherius:
TCCTCGAGGGTCCGCAGCAGGCTGGAGTGGGTGTAGGGCCGGTTTGACCGCACGCCGCGCGGGCCGTCGCTCGTCACCACAATGGTCGCCACGGTGCCCCCGTCCCCCACCCTCACCCTCGTCGAAGGTGATCACCAGGGCGGCGTGGTCCTTCCAGGCGGGGGAAGCCATGATCTTCCCGGCCCACTCGCGCACAAAGGCGTCGCCCGCCCGCTCCAGCCGCGAACCCATGCCAGCAGGTCAGCGCCCCGTGCAGGTCGTGGCACAGGTCCGGCACGATCAGCGCGAAGGTGGGGACGGTCCCGGAACGCAGGTCGGCGGTCAACCCCTCCGGGGGGACCACGTTCCGCGCCCGCGCCGGGCTCCCGGCGAGCTCCGGGGAGAGCATCAGGGGGTTGTGCCTCTTGGCGGAGGCGCCCGCCGAGGGACCGTTCCAGCCGGGGCTGGGCAGTCCCTGGAAGTCCCCCTTCCAGGTCTTCCGCGCGTTCCAGTTGCAGGGCCAGGTTGTCCCCGGGGAAACGCTGGCGGGGATCGTCGCTGCGGCTGCCGGGGTGCTGCCGAAGAGCAGGGCCACGTCGTTGGGCAGGCTGGGGTGGGCGACCCCGGTGTCGTTTGTGGTGAGACCGTATTCCCGAGCGAGCGCGTTCAGGGTCGGCAGGTTGGGGTTGCCCAGCACTCCACCGGCACTGGTGTTCTCCAGCACCAGCACGAACACGTGTGAGAAGGACGGCAGGGTTTGGGTCTGCGCCGCTCCGGTCCCCAGCAGGACCGGGGAGAGCCACAGCAGGCGGCAGGCCACCCGCAGGACCGGCCCGGCGAGCGCGGAACCCCGCCGCGTGCCCGGGCGCTTCCCGGTGGGATGGAGGTGCGCGGGTCCTCGACCGGACGTGGAGTGTTCTGAAGGCCGGTCCTCTTCGGAGCAAGGGGATACCTGAGCATGGGGTCTCCTGAGTCGGGGCGTCGAGGGTGGCGGGCAAACGCCGAGTCAGGCCGGAAAACGCAGGCTCACCTCGAAGGCGCCTTCCTCCCAGCGGGGGAGGAGCTGCGCGTTCCAACGCCGGGCGAGGGCAGCCACCAGCGGCAGCCCCAGCCCGCTTCCGGCGGTCCCCTGGGTGCCAGCGCCGCGCTCGAAGGGTTCCAGCAGCCGGGTCCACTGGGCCTGGTCCGGCCCGGGACCCGCGCTGCGCACCGTGACCTCGCGTTCCCGAACCCGCACCAGGACGCCACCCGCGCCGTACTTGAGCGCGTTCTCGATCAGGTTGACCAGGGCACGCCCCACCCCCTCCGCCTCGGCCTGCACCCAGCTCTCGTTGAGGTCGAGCTGCACCTGCCGGCCCACCCGGCGCGCCACCTCGTCGAGTGCGTCCGCCGCCGACGCGGCGCTGCCCGCCAGTTCCACCCGTTCCAGACGCACCGGGGCGTCGGTGCGGGCCAGGGCGAGCAGGCTCTCCGAAAGGGTGACCAGCGCGTCCACCCGGCCCTGCATCCCGCTCAGGGCACGCTGGTAGTCGGCGGCCTCACGCGGGCGCTCCAGGGTGAGGTCGAGGCGGCCCTTGAGCACGGTCAGCGGCGTACGCAACTCGTGGGCGGCGATGCGGGCGAAACTCTTCTCGTGCTCGATGGTGCCCTCGAGTTGATCGAGCATCGCGTTCACGGTGGAGGTCAGCCGGGCCATCTCGTCCTGGCCAGGTGCGGCGGGCACCCGCTCCTGGTAGGTGCCGCGCCGGGCGATGCCCTCGGCGGTGCGGGCCACGGCATCGACCGGCCGCAACGCCCGGTCGGCCAGGACGTACCCGGCCCCGCAGGCCACCATGACCATCAGCACGCTGCCGGCGCTGAGGATGCGGGCCAGGGTTTCCAGCAGCTCCACCAGGGTGTCGCTGGGCCGGGAGACCCGCAGGAACAGCCCGCCCTCGACGGGCAGGGTCAGCACCCGGTGTTCTGCCGTCGACAGGAAGCCCACGCGCAGGGGAATGGCCTGGTCATGCTCCTCCTGGCCCGTGCGGGCCAGCGGCCTCCCCGTGGGCGAGAGCAGTTCTATGGCCAGGTCGCCGGTCGGTCTCAGCTCCGACGAGAAGGTCCAGCGACCGTTCTGGTCCTCGATGCTGCCCTGCGCCACGCTGGCGGTCTCCCGCAAGGTGGTGTCGAGCGAACCCGTCAGGCTGTCCCGGGCCAGGAAGTACACCAGCACGGCCCCAAGCAGGATGGTCACCGCGAACACCAGCGCGTAGCCCAGCGTGAGCTTGACCCGCAGGCTCCAGTCCCGGGGTCTCCAGCCCACCCGCCGGCCGCCCCCCCCGGTCACATCGCCTCACCCCGGCCCAGCCGGTACCCGGTGCCCCGGATGGTGTCGATCAGGACGTCGGTGGTCTTGCGGCGGATGGTGCTGACGTACACGTCGATCACCTTGGGCTCCACCCCCCCCTCCCCGCCCCACAGCCGCTCGATGATCTCGTCGCGGGAAAAGGCCCGACCCGGGTTCAGGACGAGCAGTTCCAGCAGCGCGAACTCCCGGCGGGTCAGCTCGGCACGGACGCCCGTAGCGTAGAGTTCCCGGCCCCCCAGGTCCATCACCCAGCCCCCCGGCAGGGTCACCGTGTTCTGCGCGTTCCCGCTCGCCCGCCGCAGCAGGGCCCGCACCCGCGCCCGCAGCTCCTTGAAGGCGAACGGCTTGACCAGGTAGTCGTCCCCGCCCGCCTCCAGCCCCTCGACCCGATCCTCGACGGTGCCCCGGGCGGTGAGGTACAGGATGGGGGTGTTCAGGCCGCCCTCCCTGAGCTGCCGCCCCAGTCGGTACCCCGCGTCGATGCCCTCGGGGAGCATCACGTCCAGGATCAGCAGGCCGTAGGGAAACAGCCGGGCGAGCTCCCCGCCCTCGGCGGCGCTCCCGGCCCGGTCGCACTCGTAGCCCTCCTCGGTCAGGCCGTCGCTCAGCAGTTCGGCGATATGGGGGTCGTCCTCGACGATCAGGAGTCTCATGCCGCGCTCTCCTTCCCGTGCTCCGGCGCGAACGGCCGCAGCACACCGTACACGCCCAGCACCCAGGCGGCGCCGGTCAGCCAGCCGCACAGCACGTCGGTGGGATAATGCACGCCCAGGTACAGCCGCGAGAAGCCCACCAGCCCGCTAAAGGCCACCCCGAGTCCCAGCGCGGGCCAGCGGTAGGGCGTGCGCCAGGCGAGCAGGATCAGGGCGGCGACGAAGGCGGCGCTATACATGCTGTGCCCGCTGGGAAAGCTGGCGTCGTGTTCCGGGACGAGGCGGGGCCACAACTCGGGGCGGGAACGGTGCATCAGCAGCTTCATCGCCACGTTCAGCCCGGCGGCGCCCGCCACGCCCAGCCCCCAGAAGGCGGCCAGCCGGTGCCCCCTCAGCCACAGCACGACCAGGATCACGGCGCTGATCGGGGCGATGACGGTCACGCCGCCGACGGTGGTGAAGAACAGGGCCAGCCGGTCCAGCAGCGGCGTGGCGTGGCGGTGCAGCGCGAGCAGGAAGGGCGTCTCCCAGGCGAAGCTCTGCCCCTCGAGGAGGTCCTCGGCCACGAGCCCCACGACCAGCAGGGGCAGCAGGATGCCGAGAAACAGGCGCAGCAGGGCCACCGGTCGGACCCGGTGGCGACGGGACAGCAGGGTGCTCATGTCGCCCAGCGTGCCCGAGGAAGGTAAAGACGCGGTATACCGTCGCGCGAAAAGGTGACGGGCACCTCCCCGGGGTGCCCGTCGTGATGCTGTGTGTCAGGGGGTGGCTTCCTCAGCGGTCAGTCGCCGGGTGCAGGCTCAGTTGGTGCCGCTCTCGCCCGTCTCGCCGCCCTCCTGTCCACCCATTTCCTGGTCGGCGCCCTGGTCCTGACCGGCGGCCTCCTGGCGCAGGACCTGGCCGTTGCCGGCGTCCACCGCCACCTCGGTCTGGCCGATCACCACCGCGTACACCAGGCTGCCGTCCTGGTCTTCGAGCTTCACGCTCGTGACCGTGCCGGGCACGGCGGCCTGGGCGGCCTGCTGGGCCTGAGCGGGCGTGATCTTCGCCAGCGAGCGGTACTGGGCCTCTTTCTGCGCGTCCGGCACCTCCGTGCCCTGCGTGTCGGCGGGAAGCTGGATGCTGCCCCGTACGGCGCCGCCCTGGTCATCGTTGGTTTCCGCGTCCTGACTCGCCTGACCGCCCTGGGCCACCTGGGCGGAGGGGGCCTTCCCCTGAGCGAAGGCGTGCCCGGCGAGCGGGAGGCCGACGGCGGTCAGGGCGGTGAGGGTGAGCAGGACGGTCTTGACATTCTTTCGCATGGTGTTCTCCTTGTCCGCAGCTTCCTTCTGCGTGCCCGGAGCGTAGGGGCGGTCGGTAAAAAGGCCGTATAAGACGGTAAAGTCCGTGTATAACGCTGACGCGCGTCAGGAAGGGTGTGGGGTGTTCCGGGGCGTCTCCATCCCTGTGGTGGGCACGAAAAGGAGTTCTGTGGCGGGGCTGTCGTGGGTCGCCTGGCCCAGGCAGGAACGTGACGTTCGGGTGGCAGGCGGACCGCGCCCGACGGGAGGGGCCGAGGGCCGGGGCGGGGCGGTTCCAGGATGAGGAGGTGACCCGGTGGGAACGCCGCTGACCGCCGCCCGAGGAGCGTGGCGGTTCCCCCTCTGGTGGCTGCCGTGCCCCCGCTGCCGGGCGGTCTCGCCAGCTTCACCGGCGGACCCCTGCCCGACCGCAGGCGCCTATACGGCCCTTTTACGTCTTCGGCAGATCATGGCCGCATGATCACCCTGACGCCCGAGTCGTTTCCCACCCGGACAGACCTTCCTGCCGGACGGCCACCCGCACGGCCCCGTGCGCACGCCGCCGGGCGGCGTCGCGTCCGGTTCACCCCGACCGACGAGTGGGTCACCCGGAACGCCGCGGCCCGGTACGGCGTCGATGCCGCTCTGATTGCCGCCGTCCTGGCCGACGAGCAGGTGCGCCTCGACGGGTACGATCACCTCCAGCACCGGCTGCTGCGCCTGACCGTCTCGCTGCCGGAGCGCCCGGCGTCCGCCCTCCGGCACCTGGCCGGGTGGCTGGCGGGCCGACCCGTCGAGACGTTCAGCCTGGGCCGCGCCCAGATGAAGGTGGGCACCCTGCGCCGCCTCGGCGTGCTGGGGTACCTGGAGGTGCCGCCCGAGTTGCCGGCGCAGCTCCGGCTGCTGCTCGACCCCCTCGCGGCCCCCCGGCTGGTCGCCGCCTGCCTGAGGGCCACGGCGGACCACTGGGCGGGGGCAGGGGTACCCATCGCGCACCGCCCGGACATCCTGGCCACCCTGTACAGCCTGGGCTTCACGGGTCGCCGGGGCGTTCATCCCCACCCGCGGGCCAGCGAGCGGGGCCGCCTCATCGCCGAGCACGCGGCCTGGCTGGACACCGGGGCGCCCTGGTCCGGGGACGCCGCCGCCCCTGGACGGGCCGCCCCGGTGACCACACGGGTCTGGGAGGCCCGTCCACGTCCATAAGTCCGTGTGAGGCGGAAAGGCCGGTCTCGTTCCCGCGAGGAGGGGTAAGCTGCCCCTCCCCTGTTCACCCTCGGGGCTCACCGCAGCGTTCCCTCTGCCACCAGGGCCGGGAGGAGGGCGCTGAAGACGACCCGGTACACGGCGAAGCCCCGGAGATCGTGGCGGGACACGGACCTCAGCAGCCACGACACCGCCAGCCGCGCCGTCACGAACCACACGGCAGCGCCGACGAGGAGGGCCAGCGTGCCGCCCTCGATCCGCCCCAATGTGTGCCGCGCCCTGTACAGGCTGTGTCAGCCAGCCGCGCCCAGCACCAGAGCGCGGCTGGGCTGGTTCGGGGTCACGTCGCCCAGCCTGCTCCTCCTGGGTAAAACCCGGGTCAAGCGGGAGGACCTGGAAAGACAGGGGGGGCGAGGTTCGAACTCCGCGGTTCCGCGCTCAGACGCCCTATACCGGCTTTTTACCTTCCGAATCTAAGGTGCCGCCCAGCGGTTCCCTTCCACCCATCATGAACCGCCCCCGGAGGTCCCCATGAACCGTTCCACGAGCTTCGCCCTGCTGTCCATCCTCGCCTCGGTGGGTCTCGCCAGCGCCCAGAGCCACGCGACAGGCCACGCCACCGCACCCACCGCCCAGGCCGCCAAGGGGATGACCATGACCGGTTCTTCCTGCACCCGGGTGCTTAAAGCAAAGGTCAACCTGAACAGGGCGAGCCAGGCAGACCTCCAGTGCCTCAAGGGTGTCTCCGCCACCACGGCGAGGGACATCATCGCCAACCGGCCCTTCAAGGACGGCAACGACTTCTCCCGGAAGATCGAGGTGATCGGCCGCAGGCTGTGGAACGACAACAGGACCAATCTCGCCTTCTGAGTCCGCGGGGCGCCGGGGACAGGAGAACCGACACGCCTCCCCTGTCCCCGGCGCCCCCACTGGTGAGCACGCCGCCCACCTCCCCGTCCACGCGAGGTAGACATGGACTCGACCCTGACCACCAACCCCCTCAGCCCGGGCCGGACCCTGTGGAGCAAAGTTCCGGAGGTCACCGCCTTCTTCTGGATCGTCAAGGTGATGGCGACGACCGTGGGCGAGACCGCGGCGGACTACCTGAACCGCAACCTGCACCTGGGCCTGACCGGCACGACGCTGCTGATGAGCGTGCTGCTGGCGCTCGCCCTAGTGGCCCAGTTCCGGACGAAACGCTACGTCCCCGGCGTCTACTGGCTCGCCATCGTGCTGATCAGCGTGGTGGGCACCCTGATCACCGACAACCTCACAGACAACTTCGGCGTCAGTCTCTGGGTCAGCACCGGGGTCTTCAGCGTGGCCCTGCTCATGACCTTCGTCCTGTGGTACCGGCGCGAGGGCACCCTCTCGATCCACAGCATCTTCACCCCGAGGCGGGAGGCGTACTACTGGCTGGCGATCCTCTTCACCTTCGCGCTGGGCACGGCGGCGGGCGACCTGATGGCCGAACAGTTGCAACTCGGCTACCTGCCCTCGGCCCTGATCTTCGCGGGCGTGATCGCCGCGGTGGCGCTCGCCCATGTGTACGCCGGGCTGAACGGCGTCCTGGCCTTCTGGCTCGCCTACATCGTGACCCGGCCGCTGGGCGCGTCCATCGGGGACTACCTCTCGCAGGGCCGGGACGTGGGCGGCCTGGGACTGGGCAGCACGGCCCTGAATGCCGTCTTCCTGTGCTCCATCCTGGCGGTGGTCGCCTACCTCACGGTCTCGCGCCGCGATCAGGTCCAGGTTGCGGAGACGGCCTGACCCGAAGCGCCGGGGTTGAGGGAACGCGGGCTGCTCGCCCGCGTTCCCTGTTCAGGGTTCAGGAGCGGCGAGGCGTCGATTCACGGCCGGACATGCCGCCAGACGGCCTGACCGACGAGCCTTGCCAGGAGCAGCCAGAGCAGCACGACGACCACCGCCCCGGTCACGCGGGTCGGCCGGGCCTGCCCCTCCATTGCCTCCGCACGTACTCGGGCGTCGGCCATCATGGGGGCGAGCATCAGGCGCAGGGCCAGGGCGATGCCCAGCGGCAGCAGGAGGGCGTCGTCGAGCAGGCCCAGCACGGGGATGAAGTCGGGGGTCAGGTCGATAGGGCTGAAGGCATACGCGAGGACGAACGCCGCCCAGACGCGGGCGTACCAGGGCGTGCGCGAGTCACGGTAGGCCAGGGACAGGGCCAGCAGCTCACGCTTGATGCCGCGCGCCCAGGTTCTGAGGGTTTGAATCATCACGTCACCTGCCGGGAACGTCAGAGCGGAACAATGGAAGGCGGAACAGGAGGACGGAGCAAACTACGGCTGGCCGCTGATGGTGATGAGGATGGTGTCCCCTTCCTGCACGGCGTGGTACTGAAGCAGGTCCCCGCCCCGGTCCAGAAACGCCGTGTAGTTGCCGGGGAGCACGTCGTTCGTCAGTTGCCGGTACCCGGCGCGTTTGAAGGGATCGAGAAGCACCTTGGGCTGCCACCCGGCCAGGCGGTACATCTCCACCCGGGCCTTCCCCCGGCGAACCTCCTCACGGTACGTCCGGCTGTACGTCGGGCACTCGGGCGTCAGGCCCGCCGTCAGTGGGGCCAGCCCATTCCAGAGGGTGCCCGGGCGCTCGATACAGTACAGCTCCCCCTGCCAGCGACGTTCCTGGGTCAGCCACCAGCCGCCCAGCCCCAGCAGCGCCACGGCCAGCACGATGAAGACGGGTCTCACTCGCGCACGTGGTCCACCGCCCCGCCGATCAGGCTCGTGATGTGCTGGTCGAGCAGGCGGTAGTAGGCGATGCGCCCTTCCTTACGAAAGGTCACCAGGCGGTGGGCCCGCAGCAGACGCAGTTGATGGCTCACCGCGCTCTCGCTGATGCCCACCACCGCCGCGAGGTCGCACACACACAACTCCTCGGTGTTCAGCGCACTGAGGATGCGGAAGCGGGTGGGGTCGGCCACGACCTTGAGGAGGGTGGTGGCGTCCTCCACACAGGCCGCGTCGGGTAAGGCGGCGCGGACCCGGGTAACCGCCTCGGGGTGGACGCAGGCGACCTCACACACGTCGTCTTGAGAGGCGGTTCTCATCTCCCGACCATAGCGCGGGGAGGTGAGCTACACCGTTCCCCCATCACCGGCCGCGCGTCTGCCACCCACTCCTGGAGAGGACGGAGTCCGGGACGCCCGAGCATCGTTCATGGGTGGAGGTGCCCTTCGTGCCCGGCGTGGATACCCGGAGGCTCGATCTGGACCGTGCTGTGCTCGATGCCGTGCCGCTCGGCGACCTCGTGGACCCGGGCGAGCAGGTCCGGTCCCGGTGTGTTCGTCACCAGGTGGGCCGTCAGGTTGTGCTCGCCGCTGGTCACGCTCCAGACGTGCAGGTCATGCACCTCCGTCACGCCGGGGAGGGCCGCCAGGTCCCCTCGCAGGGCATCCAGGTCCATCCCCTCGGGCACGCCTTCGAGCAGGACGTTCACGCTGGACCGCAGCAGCGTCCACGTCCGGGGCAGCACCCACAGGCCGATGAGGGCGCCCAGTACCGGGTCGATCCAGGTCAAGCCGGTGAGGCGGATCAGCACGGCCCCGACGATCACCGCCACCGAGCCGAGCAGGTCGCCCAGCACTTCCAGGTAGGCCGACTTCACGTTCAGGCTGCCTTGGCTGCCCCCCACCAGAACCCGGGCGCTGATCAGGTTCACGATCAATCCCAGGACCGCGACGATCAGCATGGGGGTGGTCTGCACCGTCACCGGGTCACGCAGTCTCTGGTACGCCTCGAAGAGGATGTACAGCCCGATGGCGAACAGCGCCCCGGCGTTCACGGCGGCGGCCAGAATCTCGGTGCGGCGGTAACCGAAGGTGCGTTTCTTGTCCGCCTGGCGCTGCCCGACCCGGATGGCGAACAGGGACAGGGCGAGGGCGGCCACGTCGGTGAGCATGTGCCCGGCGTCCGAGAGCAGGGCCAGGCTGCCCGAGACGAAGCCGTAGACGACCTCGACGATCAGGAAGGTGCCGGTCAGCAGCAGGGCCAGGGTGAGCTGCCGGGCGCTCGCGTTCTCGCCGTGACTGTGGCTGTGCTCAGCCATGCTGGGGAACGGGGA
This window encodes:
- a CDS encoding alkaline phosphatase family protein, encoding MACRLLWLSPVLLGTGAAQTQTLPSFSHVFVLVLENTSAGGVLGNPNLPTLNALAREYGLTTNDTGVAHPSLPNDVALLFGSTPAAAATIPASVSPGTTWPCNWNARKTWKGDFQGLPSPGWNGPSAGASAKRHNPLMLSPELAGSPARARNVVPPEGLTADLRSGTVPTFALIVPDLCHDLHGALTCWHGFAAGAGGRRLCARVGREDHGFPRLEGPRRPGDHLRRG
- a CDS encoding COG4705 family protein; this translates as MDSTLTTNPLSPGRTLWSKVPEVTAFFWIVKVMATTVGETAADYLNRNLHLGLTGTTLLMSVLLALALVAQFRTKRYVPGVYWLAIVLISVVGTLITDNLTDNFGVSLWVSTGVFSVALLMTFVLWYRREGTLSIHSIFTPRREAYYWLAILFTFALGTAAGDLMAEQLQLGYLPSALIFAGVIAAVALAHVYAGLNGVLAFWLAYIVTRPLGASIGDYLSQGRDVGGLGLGSTALNAVFLCSILAVVAYLTVSRRDQVQVAETA
- a CDS encoding response regulator transcription factor encodes the protein MRLLIVEDDPHIAELLSDGLTEEGYECDRAGSAAEGGELARLFPYGLLILDVMLPEGIDAGYRLGRQLREGGLNTPILYLTARGTVEDRVEGLEAGGDDYLVKPFAFKELRARVRALLRRASGNAQNTVTLPGGWVMDLGGRELYATGVRAELTRREFALLELLVLNPGRAFSRDEIIERLWGGEGGVEPKVIDVYVSTIRRKTTDVLIDTIRGTGYRLGRGEAM
- a CDS encoding ArsR/SmtB family transcription factor, coding for MRTASQDDVCEVACVHPEAVTRVRAALPDAACVEDATTLLKVVADPTRFRILSALNTEELCVCDLAAVVGISESAVSHQLRLLRAHRLVTFRKEGRIAYYRLLDQHITSLIGGAVDHVRE
- a CDS encoding cation diffusion facilitator family transporter; the protein is MAEHSHSHGENASARQLTLALLLTGTFLIVEVVYGFVSGSLALLSDAGHMLTDVAALALSLFAIRVGQRQADKKRTFGYRRTEILAAAVNAGALFAIGLYILFEAYQRLRDPVTVQTTPMLIVAVLGLIVNLISARVLVGGSQGSLNVKSAYLEVLGDLLGSVAVIVGAVLIRLTGLTWIDPVLGALIGLWVLPRTWTLLRSSVNVLLEGVPEGMDLDALRGDLAALPGVTEVHDLHVWSVTSGEHNLTAHLVTNTPGPDLLARVHEVAERHGIEHSTVQIEPPGIHAGHEGHLHP
- a CDS encoding phosphatase PAP2 family protein; the encoded protein is MSTLLSRRHRVRPVALLRLFLGILLPLLVVGLVAEDLLEGQSFAWETPFLLALHRHATPLLDRLALFFTTVGGVTVIAPISAVILVVLWLRGHRLAAFWGLGVAGAAGLNVAMKLLMHRSRPELWPRLVPEHDASFPSGHSMYSAAFVAALILLAWRTPYRWPALGLGVAFSGLVGFSRLYLGVHYPTDVLCGWLTGAAWVLGVYGVLRPFAPEHGKESAA
- a CDS encoding sensor histidine kinase — translated: MGWRPRDWSLRVKLTLGYALVFAVTILLGAVLVYFLARDSLTGSLDTTLRETASVAQGSIEDQNGRWTFSSELRPTGDLAIELLSPTGRPLARTGQEEHDQAIPLRVGFLSTAEHRVLTLPVEGGLFLRVSRPSDTLVELLETLARILSAGSVLMVMVACGAGYVLADRALRPVDAVARTAEGIARRGTYQERVPAAPGQDEMARLTSTVNAMLDQLEGTIEHEKSFARIAAHELRTPLTVLKGRLDLTLERPREAADYQRALSGMQGRVDALVTLSESLLALARTDAPVRLERVELAGSAASAADALDEVARRVGRQVQLDLNESWVQAEAEGVGRALVNLIENALKYGAGGVLVRVREREVTVRSAGPGPDQAQWTRLLEPFERGAGTQGTAGSGLGLPLVAALARRWNAQLLPRWEEGAFEVSLRFPA
- a CDS encoding ComEA family DNA-binding protein produces the protein MNRSTSFALLSILASVGLASAQSHATGHATAPTAQAAKGMTMTGSSCTRVLKAKVNLNRASQADLQCLKGVSATTARDIIANRPFKDGNDFSRKIEVIGRRLWNDNRTNLAF
- a CDS encoding PepSY domain-containing protein, translated to MRKNVKTVLLTLTALTAVGLPLAGHAFAQGKAPSAQVAQGGQASQDAETNDDQGGAVRGSIQLPADTQGTEVPDAQKEAQYRSLAKITPAQAQQAAQAAVPGTVTSVKLEDQDGSLVYAVVIGQTEVAVDAGNGQVLRQEAAGQDQGADQEMGGQEGGETGESGTN
- a CDS encoding YkvA family protein, translated to MIQTLRTWARGIKRELLALSLAYRDSRTPWYARVWAAFVLAYAFSPIDLTPDFIPVLGLLDDALLLPLGIALALRLMLAPMMADARVRAEAMEGQARPTRVTGAVVVVLLWLLLARLVGQAVWRHVRP